One part of the Eulemur rufifrons isolate Redbay chromosome 16, OSU_ERuf_1, whole genome shotgun sequence genome encodes these proteins:
- the KLHDC7B gene encoding kelch domain-containing protein 7B → MMQGTLEPGGPLWGWDGDSDDDWDSAVLALLALAVVAATALALRWFGSEQDLEAAGPASTAPGDQPRQAGGGVPALHPKSKVSGGSKGQNSGQEKPPDLPGRGRGSPAAAGGGGLAATARLPLKTPGEVASRGARGQQHGNDTSAGKGKEPPRPGTAFLGRSKAGGTSAPLLIRFTPRSPGSDAEVQAAAGGGSVKGPARQAPVPTEQQDTGPWQPGAGPSGSLGSGRRGRRGQMDRARRPAKPAAAASAWDAVDAAAAGLCAGSPLPPGAQGVPAPEAGWPWARREVLVTRTFSQVPGSTGQWPGALPLGRPLSSQGPGATGVCAGEARTEGSPGDHPFLGPGPGGTETRGDHRLGEGRGSWREAEGRVPDPGPKRPPEQGKPAGARSSPARSQLFASGS, encoded by the exons ATGATGCAGGGCACCTTGGAGCCGGGTGGTCCCCTCTGGGGATGGGACGGGGACAGTGACGATGACTGGGACAGCGCTGTACTGGCCTTGCTGGCGCTGGCTGTGGTAGCTGCCACAGCGCTGGCTTTGCGCTGGTTTGGCTCTGAGCAGGACCTGGAGGCAGCGGGACCAGCGTCCACAGCCCCCGGGGACCAGCCTcggcaggcagggggaggggtgcccgcACTGCACCCGAAGTCCAAGGTCAGTGGTGGCAGCAAGGGACAGAACTCGGGGCAGGAGAAGCCCCCAGACCTCCCAGGACGCGGCCGGGGGAGTCCGGCTGCAGCAGGAGGCGGAGGGCTGGCCGCCACAGCCCGGCTCCCGCTCAAGACGCCTGGCGAGGTGGCCAGCAGAGGGGCCCGGGGACAGCAGCACGGCAATGACACCTCAGCAGGTAAAGGGAAGGAGCCTCCCAGGCCAGGCACTGCCTTCCTGGGTAGGAGCAAAGCAGGGGGGACATCCGCCCCGCTCCTAATCCGCTTCACTCCTCGGAGTCCTGGCAGCGACGCGGAGGTGCAGGCCGCGGCAGGTGGCGGCAGTGTCAAGGGGCCAGCTCGCCAGGCCCCGGTCCCCACGGAGCAACAGGACACCGGCCCCTGGCAGCCCGGCGCGGGGCCCTCCGGCTCGCTGGGGAGCGGCCGTCGCGGCCGGCGGGGACAGATGGACAGAGCCCGCCGCCCCGCAAAGCCGGCCGCTGCAGCGAGCGCGTGGGACGCTGTGGatgccgccgccgccggcctTTGCGCGGGCTCCCCGCTGCCCCCCGGGGCTCAGGGCGTCCCGGCCCCCGAGGCAGGCTGGCCCTGGGCCAGGAGGGAGGTCTTGGTCACCCGGACCTTCAGCCAGGTCCCAGGCTCCACGGGGCAGTGGCCGGGGGCGCTGCCTCTGGGGCGCCCGCTCTCGTCCCAAGGGCCCGGGGCCACAGGGGTCTGCGCTGGCGAAGCCCGGACCGAGGGCTCCCCAGGCGACCACCCCTTTCTCGGCCCTGGGCCGGGTGGGACAGAGACACGGGGGGACCACAGGCTCGGAGAAGGGAGGGGGTCCTGGCGAGAGGCCGAGGGGCGGGTCCCTGACCCGGGCCCTAAGCGGCCTCCGGAGCAAGGGAAGCCGGCAGGAGCCCGCAGCAGCCCCGCACGGAGCCA ACTCTTTGCCTCTGGGAGTTAG
- the LOC138396246 gene encoding kelch domain-containing protein 7B-like: protein MVLRSHPFPRQETPRGRSPKAVPGRPADPGTFAHSGDSQSGSPSEGAIPGLEDRHSPSVGRVTGAGAGGLVKAGCQPQPRSSETNRAPTPGPSPGPRGEGTLEKSLDSLPPAAMSRSPSQPPVQTQSGCTPSPAERGHSQPVPRPRKRSLCEIAQGSEQVSRAVPGHYQGEVPGEGARTTGSSRMLTERQKEARKLMVFLQRPGSWGVVEGPRQPSPRALEPTTAAALRRRLDLGSCLDVLAFAQQHGEPGLAQETYALMSNNLLRVLADPHLYRQLSGADRERILSLRTGRGQAVLGVLVLPSLYQVSRSGLTKGSHGEEAPAAGPAPLAPPMHLHVFNPRENTWRPLTQVPEEAPLRGCGLCTMHNYLFLAGGIRGSGAKAVCSNQVFCYNPLTDIWSQVRPMQQARAQLKLVALDGLLYAIGGECLYSMERYDPRTDSWTLRAPLPAGTFPVAHEAVACRGDIYVTGGHLFYRLLRYSPVKDAWDECPYSASHRRSSDIVALGGFLYRFDLLRGVGAAVMRYNTVTGSWSRAASLPLPAPTPLRCTVLGNTIYCLNPQVTATFTVSEGTAQFQATELQPFPLGSRGVLCPFILTLPCEGRLQTAL, encoded by the coding sequence ATGGTTCTTCGAAGCCATCCCTTCCCCAGGCAGGAGACGCCACGAGGGCGTTCCCCAAAGGCAGTGCCTGGGAGACCTGCAGATCCTGGCACTTTCGCACACTCTGGGGACAGTCAGTCCGGTTCTCCCTCTGAAGGGGCCATCCCCGGCCTTGAGGACAGGCACAGCCCTTCAGTGGGGAGGGTCACAGGGGCAGGCGCAGGGGGCCTGGTTAAGGCTGGATGTCAGCCACAACCAAGAAGCTCCGAGACCAATAGGGCTCCCACGCCAGGCCCTTCCccaggcccaagaggagagggaACCCTGGAGAAAAGTCTAGACTCACTGCCCCCAGCTGCAATGTCCAGGTCCCCTTCGCAGCCGCCTGTGCAAACGCAGTCTGGCTGCACACCATCCCCCGCTGAGAGGGGACACTCACAGCCTGTGCCCCGGCCCCGGAAACGCAGCCTGTGTGAAATAGCCCAGGGCTCTGAGCAGGTCAGCCGGGCAGTCCCAGGGCACTACCAGGGGGAggtgcctggggagggggccaggaCTACAGGCAGCTCCAGGATGCTcacagagaggcagaaagaggcCCGAAAGCTCATGGTTTTCCTGCAGAGGCCTGGGAGttggggggtggtggaggggcccCGGCAGCCCAGCCCACGGGCCCTGGAGCCCACGACGGCAGCGGCTCTGCGGCGGCGGCTGGACCTGGGCAGCTGCCTGGATGTGCTGGCCTTCGCCCAGCAGCACGGggagcctggcctggcccaggagACCTACGCCTTGATGAGCAACAACCTGCTGCGGGTGCTGGCAGACCCGCACCTCTACCGGCAGCTGAGTGGGGCTGACCGGGAGCGAATCCTGAGCCTGCGGACGGGCCGGGGCCAGGCGGTGCTGGGGGTCCTCGTGCTGCCCAGCCTCTACCAGGTGAGCCGCTCAGGGCTCACGAAGGGCTCTCATGGCGAGGAGGCCCCTGCGGCAGGGCCTGCACCCCTGGCTCCTCCCATGCACCTGCACGTGTTTAACCCCCGAGAGAACACATGGCGGCCCCTGACGCAGGTGCCCGAGGAGGCCCCGCTGCGGGGCTGTGGCCTCTGCACCATGCACAACTACCTGTTCCTGGCGGGAGGCATCCGTGGCTCTGGCGCCAAGGCCGTCTGCTCCAACCAGGTCTTCTGCTACAACCCTCTGACCGACATCTGGAGCCAGGTTCGGCCCATGCAGCAGGCCCGAGCCCAGCTCAAGCTGGTGGCCCTGGACGGGCTGCTGTACGCCATTGGGGGCGAGTGCCTGTACAGCATGGAGCGCTACGACCCCCGCACGGACTCCTGGACCTTGCGCGCGCCCCTCCCTGCAGGCACCTTCCCTGTGGCCCACGAAGCTGTGGCCTGTCGTGGGGACATCTATGTCACGGGGGGTCACCTCTTCTACCGCCTGCTCAGGTACAGCCCCGTGAAGGACGCTTGGGACGAGTGCCCCTACAGTGCCAGCCACCGGCGCTCCAGCGACATCGTGGCGCTGGGAGGCTTCCTGTACCGCTTTGACCTGCTGCGCGGCGTGGGTGCCGCGGTGATGCGCTACAACACGGTGACGGGCTCCTGGAGCCGGGccgcctccctgcccctgccggcccccaccccgctccgcTGCACGGTGCTGGGAAACACCATTTACTGCCTCAACCCCCAGGTCACCGCCACCTTTACAGTCTCTGAGGGGACTGCTCAGTTCCAGGCCACGGAGCTGCAGCCCTTCCCTCTGGGCAGCAGGGGCGTCCTCTGTCCCTTCATCCTGACTCTGCCCTGCGAGGGCCGGCTGCAGACCGCGCTGTGA